In Fusarium falciforme chromosome 9, complete sequence, the sequence AAGGATCAACCATTCACGAAGCCAGCATCTATCTACATCAAGAATACTGTACAAACAAGTCTTTCTGAATAATGAAACgcatctcttcctccgaTGCTATGCAAGCCATTTCCACACCAGGAAGAAAAGCGCGCACAGGTACCTTGGCTGACCCCTCAAAGTCCAGTCTCAGCCGTACCTCGGCATTCCCAGACTTGTCCGTAGCCCACGACACATGTACCAGACCAATttccttgccgtccttcATTTTGACAGGAAATTTGGCATTCATATTACGGAACAGTCCTAACCTCGGCCGAAACTCGATAGCGGCCCAACCAGGCTCCGCTGGGCGGATTCCCACCACTTCTACCATGAATTCATATATCGAGACACTGCCCCAGGCGTGACAGTCTGAACGCTGCGATACACTATCTTCAACCCAAGTTGTGACGTTTTGTCGCAGCTGTTGACGCCAAGGGTCCCAGAACTGAACAAAGCTCTCATTGTAGAGAGTCCCGCCAGCTAGACTCAAGGCTCTCATGGTGTAAAAGGACATTGAAATAGACTCTTGCACAAAATGGCCAGCCTTGGTACGCTCAAGGCTTCCCCGTAGTAGCCTCTCGGCATTTTCCCCAACCACTGAACCACAGAGAACGGCCCAGACCTGACAGTGTTGACTGTAGTCCGTAGAAGTTGCCGCTGATACCAAGGTATCGGGGAAGTACTGGCCATCAAAGCAATGTGTCTGCAGAGCTGAAATGATGTTTCCCGCACGGGCCCGATACTCGGATGCAATAGCTGCCCTTCCTAGGGCACTGACCAGCTGTGCTGAGTTCCTAAGAGTATATGCATATAGCTGATTTGCATACGTGGAGATGCCTGTCCTGTTGATAGCCGGAGGAATGCCATGAGGCTTCCACTCCGTGGCCCAGTCCACAAAGTTCCATATACCTGGTCTGAGTTCAGAAGCAACTAGACCATGGCTTTCGACATGGCTATCGAAATACCGTAGCACAGCATCGATGACAGGTAGGAACTGGGACGCGAATGCCGTATCGCCAAAGTACGTCCAGTGATCCGTAACGAGATTGACCCAGTATAGAGAGAAATGGGGTATAAACTGCTCTCTATGTGAGGGAGCACGACTTGCTGTGAGCCCGAGGCGTGCTTGGAAGGAGTTGTGAAGTTGGATGATGGCTTGTCTTGCGAGGCGGTCGTCTCCAGAGACAAGGTACGTGAAGAGTGACGAACTGCGAGTATCCATAGCGTATTGAAGTTGCTCATAAAATGGGCAGTCCTCGTAGCAGTCATGCATGCAATTATAGAGCGTACGGATGCTGGTCTCCCAAAGCTGATGCCAGGTATCACTCTGCTCCGACTCTGTACCAGCTACTGCAAAGCTAGCGTAAACATTGAGGGGATAGTTGACGGACTCGATGCTTAACCCGAGAAAGACCAAGTCAGAGGGTCCGACGTCGAAGTCGAGATGAAGAAATCGAAACGTGCGGAAATGAAATGGCATGAAGACCTCAAGGGTATCTTCATCGCCGTGGTACCCGAGAGATTCACTCGGCGCCACCCCCTGAAACTCGTATATGTCCTTGGGGCCAAGCAGCGTCTTGTTGTAATCACAACGATCACCCTTTTGCCGGACCCACGGAGTCTCCTCTGGCTCATCCTCGTAGCTCTCTGAGTACGTGACCGTTAAGATGCCCCCACCAATCCCGGGACGTCTAAATCGAAGTCTTAGAAATGCAGTGACAAGATGAGGCATTTCGAAATCGAGAAGatgcttggtcttggccgggaggaggagaccgTCGTCAACCTCCCGAGACAGAGAGTCCTTGAGCAAAGTAGCACTCCAAAGCTCAGGCTTTAGAGTACTGTGCACATTGTGTATCCCCAACCCCGTCATGTCTTGGACTCGAAGCGGAGGAATCAGACGAGGCGACAGCTGCCATGGAGGCGAGTTCCCGGTAGAGTTCTTGAACTCAAGTAATTTCGAAGCAACCCACTCAAGAGGGCGTGTTTCCGAACGGGATGTGCGCTCATAAATATGTAAAAATCGGTCTTCCGGCTCGTCGACTCTCAGAACAGTGGAGTGGTCAATCGCAGCTTGCCACAAGGTACTGCTTTCGAGCTGTTTAGCCCAGAGCTCATCCGAGACAGAGACTCTGAGCCCCGCCAAAGGCAGTCGAGAAAAGGACGGGGCATAGCTTGTGCTGTGGAAGAATCGGAGAACATGAACTCCGATCCTGTTGTGGCCCTGACGTAGGAACGGTGCAATGTCGATTGAGTCGTAGAACCAAAGGTGGCGATCTCCCTTGACTGGGCCAAAGGTAACGTATTGACCGTTCAAGTACAGCTTGTAGCGTGTATCAGCAGTGATGTGAATCATCAGCTTCTCGGGAGGCTCGTCTTGGATCTCAAATTCCCGTCGGAAGTGAACAAACAAACCGGCTGTGTCACCCTGCTCCTCCGAAAAGGCAGGGTGCCACATCCAGGTTGTATCAAACTCCAGGGACATGATTCTCGAGGCTTGTGGTGCAATATTGGTTTGAAAAAGACAAAATAGCTCGGTGATGGAATTAGGCAAGGAGAATTGGAGGGAAGAAGTTCAATGTCGAGGGGGAACTTCTGCTTTTCGCCTCTCGCTAACTCGGGCCAAAGCTTATGCGAAGTCTCCCCTCGGTACCAAGGTGATCGAGTTGACACATGTTTCTACATGTTTCTGGGACCATGCAGTGTAACTCGGGGCAAGATTATACGATCCATCAAACACCAATGCTTGCGATTGGGCTCGTGGCTGAATGACGCTAGGCGGTAAACTAGTCGGTAAACTAGTCGGTAAACTAGGTATGCGGAGAAGCTAAGCGGAGAAGCTAAGCGGGAAACCCCTGTCAGATCTCTCAGTCCAACAAGGGCGCCCGGACACTCCCATCCGCGTATGAAGGAGTCATCTGATGCTCAGACATTAGATGATCGAGTTCGAGACTCACTGTTCAGCTTTGCCTGATTTCGGGAGCAGCCACACCACCATGTCTTCTCCACCTTCATCCCCGCGTTCGTTCGATCTCTCCACGGGGCATGGAGCAGGCCCATGTCCCAAGCTCGGGGTAATTGACAACGCCAGACGCATCGATGCCTTGGAGTGGATTTAAATGCCCCGTCTCGTCCTGGCTCCCAGAACGATATCATCACTTCTGCAGCAACATCTCCAAAGAAAACATTCTTCAGTAACAACCTCACGTGCCCGTCATGACGACCAAAGAGCATATTGAGAAGCTCGGGGACGAGAATGACACCAAGCATCTCGAAAGCGCCGTTGCTAACACCAAGGCTGGTCAGGTAGCCTTGAAGTCAGAGACCGACAGCTTGGGAGCATGGGCTACGGTTAAGAAGTTTCGAAAGGTATGGCAACCCTTTTCTTTGGCACCCAGGCATTCTTTACTGATAACAGATAGGCTGTTCTAGTATGCAATCTCCTCTGcattgctgccgccgccgatgGATACCAGATCAACCTGAATGGTGTGCACAAGTCGTATCAGTCTTTACAGAGCCTCACGGACTGACATTTGCCCAAGGAAACCTCATTGCCAACCAAGGCTTCATCAATCATGTTGGTTTCGTCACAGAGAGCGGCGAAATACATCTCAAGGCGAACTATACTGCCCTCTGGGGCGCTATGCAGTCCTTGGGACAGTTGTTGGGAATGATCTTGATGAATCCAATCTCTGATGTCATTGGTCGCAAGATGACCATGTACGCTCTCTGGGTCGTCCTCGCAGCGGTGGGTTACTTGAAGTCATGTCCTCGACCTGGATGCTAATCCCATCTAGTCTCTGATCCTCGAGACGGTAGTCCGCGACTGGAGAGACTGGGCTGGTGCTAAGATTCTCGCCGGCATCGGCATCGGTGCTATTCAAGCAACGCTGCCAATCTATGTAACAGAATGGTCCCCAGTGAACATCCGAGGAGCTATGATTGTCACATATGGGTTCTGGAATGTCATTGGAAAGTTTCTCGCTAACCTTGTTCTCATGTTGGTCCAAGAGACAAACCCTGAGAACTACAAGGTCCCTATCCTTACTCAGTGGGGGTTCTTGGGCATCATGTTGCCAATTTTTCTCTGGCTTCCTGAAACGCCTGGTATGTGTCTCGGGTCACCGGGAGTCATTGAGTCAAGTACTAACTTTGTCCCAGCCTACTACGCAGAAAGAGACATGGACGAACAAGGCAAGAAGACTCTGGAGAGAATCAACGGTAACGTCGAGGGATACAACATCGAAGTCGAATATTCCATCATAAAGAACAccatcctcgaggagagGCAGTTGCAGAGGGAGCTCGGACAGGACAAAATGACGTTCAAGGACCTCGTCCGGTCTTATATCGAGTGTTTTCAACGCGCCAACATCCGCCGCACTGTTGGGGCTGCTCTTCCAGGCTGCGCTCAACAGCTCGCAGGGCTATCGTTCCTCAACACCTATGCCAGCCTCTTCTTTAAGCAAAGCGGATTTAACAATGCCTTTCTTATTACCACCATCATGTGTAAGTGGCAATGCATCCACCATTACTCGGTCTAACGAGGCCCAGGTTCTATTCAGCTTTTCACTGCCATCTGTCTCATATTCATGACTGATAGGTTCGGCCGTCGGAACATGGTCTTTACTGCCGTCATTGTCTGCACAGGAACTCTTCTCGTTGTGGGAATCCTGGCTTTTGTAGACAAGACGAAGCCTATCCAGAACTTCCTCATCTTTGTTGCTTGCGTCTGGGCTTTTGCCAATGCCACCAGTAAGTGTCTCAGTATAAGAGAAGGCGTATTGTCCTGCTCACAGGTATCGCAGTTGGAAACCTCGGCTTTGCCTTTGTCGGAGAAGTTGCATCACAGAGACTTCGTGCTAGAACGGCCGGTATCGCCTCCGGTCTATCCGTCGTATTCGGCCTGACCTTCAACACATCCCTTCCCATCATCCGTAAGTTTGGTTGCCCGTAAAGCTGTCCCCATGCTGACCCTAGACTAGTGGATGTTGATGGCGTCGACTGGGGATATAAGACGGCTTGGTTATTCTTTGGGACTGGGGTTGTTGTCTGCACCCTGCTCTacttcttcctccccgaATGTTCTCGCCGCAATGCTGCCGAGGTCGATGAGATGTATGCCAAAGGTGTTCCGGCGTGGAAGATGGGCAAATATGTCACCGAGATTCAGACCCTCCATCAAGTTAGTCACTAGGCATCGAACGATATAGCTATAGGAGAGATGTGGCACAAAGGTAGGTAGATACAACAATCTCGTGAGGGGGGTAGTCGTTCTAGCCCTCCAGGCGATATTACTTTGTCATTCAATgcttaaaatatcttattttatgcCTGCTAGTAGCTCAGTTGAAGAACAAATGCCAAGTGCATAGATAAAGACTGTAGGTATGATTACCAAGTCGACCGTAGTTCTTACCGAGCTTGATTTGCCAAGGCTTTATTGAAAGCCCTGAAAATAGATGCTGAGGTGAGCTGTCACCTATAAATAGGCCCTGTGCGTGATTAACCCACCCCGCTTGAGGCTCCTACGCACTGCCACAACAACGGACAGGGATTATTTGTTGTTATATGACTGGCCCAGCTGTGCCTAAGCCCGCCTCTAAGCCGAGATGGTTTTCAATgtcatcaaggctgagggCTTGGCTGGCAGGCGAGGGAATTACCAACCTCGTAAACTGGGATAGCCTCGGCGGAGCCTCAGTGAGATGGCACCGGGACATCTGGAACTAATCTAGATAGCCTGCGGAAATGAAATGCAGATATAAAGTATCGAAATCCGCTCTCGATGTTGAATCTTTTTCACACCATCTCACACCAGCACCATCAAACAACCAGTactcaacatcaccaccaaccaaGTCCACAGTGACCAACCTACTCTCACTTCCATTTAACTCTTGAATTATAAAGCCCCATTTCCTGATCTCCCCACAACAACCTCAAAATGCCTCTCATCAGCAACATCTTTACCTCATTGGCCTGCCTCATGGCAGTGACCAACGCCATGCCTGCTAGTCTTGCTGCTCGACAAGCTTCAAACGAGTGCGCTACTGGCACCTCTTTTTTCCACTGCGGCGAACACAAGGGCTGTTTCGCTAAGGATCCTTGCGTTGAGCCAACCCCCTCAAACCCCTCAACCCCCGATAAGCCGGAAAGCGAATGCCCCTCTGGGTCGGGACAGACAGTCATCACGCCATCGGCCATCTACAACATCTTTCCCAAGCACCCCGAAGTTGCCCAGGATTCAGTTTCTGGTGTCCGTCTGGAATCCTATGATGGCGCCTCCCAAGTTGAGCAGGTCGTTGTCTTTAGCGGAATTcccgccgaggccaagacctGCAGCTTCGGGTGGAAGCAGGGAGAGAAGCTTGACCGAGTCTTCATTGTCAGAGGCAGCGATGGCGTGTCTGATGTGAGGCAGCTGTCGGGCTTCCCAGAGGGCAAGGATGTTACCTACAACTCCATCAAGCCCTTTGATgacgccaagaagaacgTCGGAGGCATTGACTTTGCCAACTGGGACGATCTCGACCCCGCCACCCATGGCGCCGGCAGTGTTGACTGCGCCGAGACCCTCTACTTCAAGGTTTCCCTTAGGAACGGAGATAGCGGCACCAAAGTTTACCTCGGCCAAGACGAGAACAACGGCTTTGATATTTCCTACTCGTGCTAGAGAAGAAGTGATACAGAAAAGGTGTGCATTTGATATGAGCTTATGACTTGGGATTGGCGGCGATGGGTTTCTCTTCTTTTAATACACTTTTAGATCATGGGTTTTACTTTTAGACTAGGGCTTCAATACAGGCATGGCAGTTTAGAGTTGCAATTTCTGGACATAAGAGGAGTGAATGTGTTCTGACTAGACCACCCCTGAAGGAACCCTCCGAGCCAAGAGCACCATTCGGAAGTTTGCATCTCCTCATATTTCGAAAGCTTCCGAACCCTCCGAAGTCACCAGGTCATtggaattaattatctatttaagttttaacaCTTTAGTTCTCATTTTGTGAGATCGTTGCTCTCGCATTACCAGAACGTACACTCACAGGGCCTTGACTtccccgacgacgacaaccacACCCAAGCCCAGACTTCATGGATTCAAAGCCCAACACAATGAACGACACCTCACTCTCCATTCCTTCCACCATGAAGGCATGGAGATTTCACACAGCTGTCAGGGGAGCTGAGAAGCACATGAAACTCGAAGACGTGACTCTTCCCAACTCTTTTCGCTCACTCCCGCCGCAATCATCTCTCATCAAGGTTGACATTGTCAGCCTTAACCCCGTCGACATCAAGTTTGCCGAGACTCCTTTGGTTGGCCAGTACCTGCATCCCATGCCTGCTATTCCAGGCCTTGACGGCGTCGGCCATGTGGTCAAAACGACAGACAGCACTCTGCACGTGGGCCAGCTTGTCATGTTTCGCCTGCTGGAAAAACAGTCCGAAGGCGCGTTGGCTGAGTATGTGCTTGTGCCGAGTGAGGGCTGTGTGCCAGTTCCGAGCGGCGTATCACCAGCCCAAGCCGCGACCGTGGGCACTTGTGGCGTAACGGCATGTCAGGCCATTGCCCCTTTTGTCTCAAAGTACGATTCTCTAAAGCCTGAGGTAAAAGAGCCTTTCAAAGTTTTCATCAATGGTGGCTCGGGAGGCACGGGGACATTTCAGATACAAATCGCCAAGGCACTCGGCTGTTTCGTCGTCACATCTTGTTCAACCCCCAATGTCGATCTTTGCAGATCTCTTGGGGCGGATGAGGTCATTGACTACCGCCTGGGACCTGTCGAGGATGCACTTCAAGAAATAGTTCAAAGTGGAAGGAGTTCACTGTTCGACCTCGTTGTTGACAACGTTGATCTACCTTGGCATCTCTACAAAGCAGCAACCCGCTACCTGAAGCCTGAGGGAACCTATGTCCAAATAGGCGGCGATGTTAGCTGGCAAGGCATAAAAGAGCTGTTTTACATCAAACTACTGCCAACTTCCTTGGGCGGTGGATCAAGGCGGTGGGAATTCTTGGCCATGAAGACCAGCCGCGAGGATGCTGGGCGTGTGCTTGGCTGGATGCAAGAAGGAAAGATTCGAATACCTGTGGAGGAAGAGTTTGGCTTCCATGAGGTACCGGATGCGTATAAAAGACTCAAGGCTGGAAGGACTAGAGGAAAGATCATAGTACACGTTTCGAATAGCAAATGACGCTCGGTGGGGGTTAGGTTGCCTGACTATTTGCCACAGGGAACAATCTGTGAGGTTCTTGTTACTACTAGTGGGAATTGCAGTATAAGTGTGTAAACTCTTTGTATATAACGCTATTCTAGTCTCTAGGTCGCTATGCTTTCATGACACTCTATCGCTCTATATCTCAATCGGACCAAACCGTCCGTTGCTTTCACCAGTGTTTTACTTTGAGGCCGCCTCCATGGACTTAATCGCCCAAGCCCGTCGGGCATCAACGTACTCCTGAGAAAAGGGATAGTCGTTGTAACCAATCTCAGAGCCCTTGATGTAGAAAGACTGTCGATGATACTTGTTCAGGGGGATGCCATTCTTGATTCGCCAGACCAGGTCGGGGGTTGCCAAAAAGGCTCGACCAAAGGCCACGATGACGTCCCACTTCTTGTAGTATCCGTCAACAGCGTCAACAGCTGAAGTTGGAGAGTAGTTGCCTGCAACAACGACAGGCGAGAGGTTGTCCCAGATGTTGAGGATAAAGTCGAGGGTTCGGTTCTCCGCAGCATCCTCCGCGCTGGCAACCAGTAGCTTCGCTGGGTCTCCACGGGCTTCGACCAGAGACAAATAGGCCAGAGGCCCAATCTTCTTTAGTTCCTTGACGATGTAGGTGTACTGAGCCTCGATGTCGGAAGATTCCGCTCCCTGGAACGAAGCATAAGGCGAAAGTCGAACGGCCACGCGCTCAGGACCAATTTCTGCTGCAACAGACTTAAcgacctcgagaagcagTCGAGCACGGTTCTCGATAGAACCTCCCCACTTGTCAGTACGCTGGTTCACCGAGTCTGAGATGAACTGGTCCAGCAGATAACCATGGGCACCGTGAATCTCGACACCATCGCCTCCAGCAGCGATGACCCGCTTTGCAGTTGCAACAAAGTCCTGAATAAGAACCTGTACCTCCTCCTCTGTAATTGCCTCAGGAACTTCAGCACCAGGGCTCATTGGCACTGCGCTCGAAGATCGATACTTGAAGCCTCGCTCCTTCTGGTACTCTGGGTCGGcagctcggccttgagcCCAGATCTGCTGGAACCAAACGCCCTTGTTGGCATGGACACCAGCAATAACCTTCTTCCAAGCAGCGACCTGCTCATCGGTGACGAAAGATGGACCTTGTCGCTCGCCAGTGTCTTGCATAGAGACTCCTGTAGCCTCTGAGATGATCAAGGTGCCTGGAGTAGAAGCTCGCTCAGAGTAATATCGCTCCACAAAGGGCTTAGCGACATGGCTGTGGTCGTTACGGTAGCGAGTAAGAGGGGCCAACGCAATGCGATGTTCAAGCTGGGCGTGGCCAAGTCGGAGAGGCTGGAAGAGCCTGCTGTCGGCAGAGggtgctgctgttgagcCCATGATGGAGGTGGGGGAAGGTGAGGTAGAAGACAAGAAGGATGAAGTTGTTGTTCGTCTAGGCGTTCGATGAGTTCAAACTCTTGTATCCAGTCACAAGAAACTGTATGCGATTGATTGTATTGTATGTCACTGAAGAAGTTGGGTTGTTgcccctttataataagtagttcaACATAGACCGCCTGTTATCTATCGACCAAGGGTGCATGGGCCACCGCCAAAAACATTCGAGAAACGCTTAGAAATAGACAATATGGAGACATTATCAACCAAGCCCGAATACTCAGCAACTCAAGCCTTGATCTTCTGTGGGGCCTGAGGCGTCAACTCCGAGACTCCGACTTGGCGATCCCTGACAGTCTCCACAAGAACTCGAGAATCAGCCAACTGGAGAgactcctcgtcgtcattccTCGAGTGGCCAATAGGAGTAACTCCTGAGATTTAGCTGATTCAGCCGGTCACTGATGTCACCAACCCGAGAAGGTTCGGCATCAAGCACGGTATTGATCGACAATCATTTCTAGTTAGGCCAATAACCTCGAATTGATCCCACTTCTTGAAAACTTTGTTTTTCTCTCAGATTCATTGCACGCTGGATAACAAAGAGGCTTCCCCCACGTTAAGAGAAACGCCTGGCCAAAGCACATCCATGCCCTCCCAGAAATCTACCCCGAGGGCCATGTCGAAAAGATCCACCTCTGTTGTAGTATTGTGATTGATATCACTGTCTCCAGCCATGGCATTTGAAGAGGGGATAACACCAACTGAGGCGTTGTTGTCGGTTGCTGAGTTACTCATAGTGGCATCGGAGTTGTGGGCAACAGCTAGGCCATCCATGACAGAGTCGAGATTAGAGGACAAGGTAcgcatgatgatggcagcttTTGCCGCTGCCTCAAAGCCGGTTCCAAACGTCTCCAGAGAAGATACAGCAAGCTTGATCGCGCCTCGAGCAGCTGGAGTCAGTGCATGTTGCGGATAGGCAACAACGAACCCGACAAGTGTCATGGCTCCATTCCACTGCCACTGGAAAACCTGATGGCAACCGTGAAGGAGTGGCGTACCAGACAGAATTTGATGGGTGATGTTACAAAACTCTATGGCATGAGACGCGCTTCTCCCAGCCAT encodes:
- a CDS encoding Oxidored-FMN domain-containing protein, which encodes MGSTAAPSADSRLFQPLRLGHAQLEHRIALAPLTRYRNDHSHVAKPFVERYYSERASTPGTLIISEATGVSMQDTGERQGPSFVTDEQVAAWKKVIAGVHANKGVWFQQIWAQGRAADPEYQKERGFKYRSSSAVPMSPGAEVPEAITEEEVQVLIQDFVATAKRVIAAGGDGVEIHGAHGYLLDQFISDSVNQRTDKWGGSIENRARLLLEVVKSVAAEIGPERVAVRLSPYASFQGAESSDIEAQYTYIVKELKKIGPLAYLSLVEARGDPAKLLVASAEDAAENRTLDFILNIWDNLSPVVVAGNYSPTSAVDAVDGYYKKWDVIVAFGRAFLATPDLVWRIKNGIPLNKYHRQSFYIKGSEIGYNDYPFSQEYVDARRAWAIKSMEAASK
- a CDS encoding PKS-ER domain-containing protein; protein product: MKAWRFHTAVRGAEKHMKLEDVTLPNSFRSLPPQSSLIKVDIVSLNPVDIKFAETPLVGQYLHPMPAIPGLDGVGHVVKTTDSTLHVGQLVMFRLLEKQSEGALAEYVLVPSEGCVPVPSGVSPAQAATVGTCGVTACQAIAPFVSKYDSLKPEVKEPFKVFINGGSGGTGTFQIQIAKALGCFVVTSCSTPNVDLCRSLGADEVIDYRLGPVEDALQEIVQSGRSSLFDLVVDNVDLPWHLYKAATRYLKPEGTYVQIGGDVSWQGIKELFYIKLLPTSLGGGSRRWEFLAMKTSREDAGRVLGWMQEGKIRIPVEEEFGFHEVPDAYKRLKAGRTRGKIIVHVSNSK